From Gammaproteobacteria bacterium, a single genomic window includes:
- a CDS encoding polyprenol monophosphomannose synthase, whose amino-acid sequence MPDPRLLVLIPTYNERENLPRIVPLVLEQHPGIEILVIDDGSPDGTGQLADEMAAGEPRIHVLHRTEKLGLGPAYLAGFKWGLARGYPLLCEMDADLSHSPEMLPAFIEQTRHADVVIGSRYLHGRVTVVDWPMSRLLISYFGCWYARTITGLPVADATGGFNCWRREVLEALDLDRIVSNGYAFQIELKFRAARKGFRLVEVPIVFTERDSGESKMSGKIVREAVWRVWMLRILDVIGRL is encoded by the coding sequence ATGCCTGACCCGCGACTCCTCGTCCTGATTCCCACCTACAACGAGCGGGAGAATCTCCCGCGGATCGTACCCTTGGTGCTGGAGCAGCATCCAGGCATCGAGATCCTGGTCATCGACGACGGATCACCGGACGGCACGGGGCAGCTGGCCGATGAGATGGCCGCCGGCGAACCCCGTATCCACGTCCTTCATCGAACCGAAAAGCTCGGTCTCGGCCCCGCGTACCTAGCAGGGTTCAAATGGGGCCTCGCCCGCGGCTATCCGCTGCTCTGCGAGATGGACGCCGACCTGTCGCATTCGCCGGAGATGCTGCCGGCGTTCATCGAACAGACGCGGCACGCGGATGTCGTCATCGGTTCCCGCTACCTCCACGGCCGGGTCACCGTGGTCGACTGGCCCATGAGCCGGCTGCTGATCAGCTATTTCGGCTGCTGGTACGCGCGAACCATCACCGGTCTGCCGGTCGCCGATGCCACGGGTGGCTTCAACTGCTGGCGCAGGGAAGTCCTCGAGGCCCTCGACCTCGATCGCATCGTCTCCAACGGATACGCCTTCCAGATCGAGCTGAAGTTCCGCGCGGCACGGAAGGGCTTTCGCCTGGTCGAAGTCCCGATCGTCTTCACCGAGCGCGATTCCGGTGAGTCGAAGATGTCGGGGAAGATCGTTCGAGAGGCAGTGTGGCGCGTGTGGATGCTCCGAATCCTCGACGTGATCGGCCGGCTGTAA
- a CDS encoding glycosyltransferase family 4 protein, which yields MNILMHCIYFPPEVGGLESHVFNLCRGLVARGHRVDVVTSRSRPNLPREQFMGDIHVRRTWLPARNPGGWFLHSMCSTPRTTRASAEVDVVHAQAIASIPPAWIAGRLRARPVITTLHTSHFLRLAAKTHWRPGLRTLLRASDHTFATSVEIADVADGLLPGLSTEPVTNGVDTSVFRRCEPSLPPVSGPLLVVPRRLFPKNGVRFFVQAMPEIAAAVPGVEAILVGDGPERGELESLSAQLGLAERVRFLGARPNAEMPGILSSAAVAVVPSLMEATSIAALEAMACELPVAASRVGGLPEIVDESVGTLFEPGDPADLARRLVALLRRTDLLQEAGRRARERVATRWSNDRLVERHLEVYEALRAGKRAPHA from the coding sequence ATGAACATCCTGATGCACTGCATCTACTTCCCGCCGGAAGTGGGCGGACTGGAGAGCCACGTCTTCAACCTGTGCCGGGGGCTTGTGGCCCGCGGACACCGCGTGGATGTGGTCACCTCGCGGTCCCGTCCCAATCTTCCGCGCGAGCAGTTCATGGGGGACATCCACGTCCGGAGAACATGGCTGCCGGCGCGCAACCCGGGAGGGTGGTTCCTGCACTCGATGTGCTCGACACCACGCACCACCCGGGCGAGCGCGGAGGTCGACGTGGTGCACGCGCAGGCCATCGCCTCCATCCCGCCGGCATGGATTGCCGGCCGGCTCCGCGCGCGACCGGTGATTACCACCCTGCACACCTCCCACTTCCTTCGGCTGGCGGCGAAAACGCATTGGCGGCCGGGCCTGCGCACCCTCCTGCGCGCGTCCGACCATACCTTCGCCACCAGCGTCGAGATCGCAGATGTCGCCGACGGCCTGCTCCCGGGTCTGTCCACCGAGCCGGTGACCAACGGGGTGGACACATCGGTCTTCCGCCGCTGCGAACCATCGCTCCCGCCCGTGTCCGGACCTCTGCTGGTCGTTCCGCGCCGTCTGTTTCCCAAGAACGGAGTGCGGTTTTTCGTGCAGGCGATGCCCGAAATCGCCGCGGCGGTTCCCGGGGTGGAGGCGATTCTGGTAGGCGACGGACCGGAGCGGGGGGAGCTGGAGAGCCTGAGCGCGCAGTTGGGCCTGGCCGAACGAGTCCGCTTCCTCGGCGCACGGCCCAATGCCGAGATGCCGGGCATTCTCTCTTCCGCCGCCGTTGCGGTCGTTCCCTCGCTCATGGAGGCAACCTCGATCGCGGCGCTGGAGGCCATGGCGTGCGAGCTTCCGGTGGCCGCTTCCCGGGTAGGAGGACTGCCTGAAATCGTGGACGAATCGGTGGGAACCCTTTTCGAGCCCGGGGATCCCGCCGATCTGGCCAGGCGGCTTGTCGCCCTCCTGCGCCGAACCGATCTGCTGCAGGAGGCCGGACGCCGAGCGCGCGAGCGCGTCGCCACCCGCTGGAGCAACGACCGGCTCGTGGAACGGCACCTGGAGGTCTACGAAGCCCTGCGAGCGGGGAAGAGAGCGCCCCATGCCTGA
- the wecB gene encoding UDP-N-acetylglucosamine 2-epimerase (non-hydrolyzing) produces MTRPRVLVVIGTRPEAIKMAPVAEALRSRADLVESAVALTGQHTDMVDQALEAFSIIPDFDLDIMKSGQTLYDVGRGCMEGLRDMIREFAPAMMLVQGDTASVFFGSLVGFFERIQVGHVEAGLRSRNRWAPYPEELFRQMTDTLAELHFAPTALARQNLLDEGISEASIHVTGNTVVDALLRLAHREAEIEDRVLAELLAGGGPLVLLTAHRRESFGEPLCRVFRAVREIADRCPDVQVIYPVHPNPQVVRPAREHLADHPRVHLTDPLAYPDLLRALKRASLVLTDSGGIQEEAPTFGTPVLVLREVTERPEGVAAGVARLVGTDRARIVAEALAALAGGNGEGDREGGFANPYGDGDAAERIADIVAQRLTGVPRRTRDWLPEAP; encoded by the coding sequence ATGACGCGTCCGCGCGTCCTGGTGGTCATCGGCACCCGGCCGGAGGCGATCAAGATGGCCCCGGTGGCAGAGGCGCTGCGCAGTCGTGCCGACCTGGTGGAGAGCGCAGTCGCCCTGACCGGCCAGCACACCGACATGGTCGACCAGGCGCTCGAAGCTTTCTCCATCATCCCCGACTTCGACCTGGACATCATGAAGTCCGGCCAGACCCTCTACGACGTCGGGCGGGGCTGCATGGAAGGGCTGAGGGACATGATCCGCGAGTTCGCGCCGGCCATGATGCTGGTGCAGGGCGACACGGCCAGCGTCTTCTTCGGTTCGCTGGTGGGATTCTTCGAACGCATCCAGGTGGGGCACGTCGAGGCCGGATTGCGCAGCCGCAATCGGTGGGCTCCGTATCCCGAGGAGCTGTTCCGGCAGATGACGGACACGCTCGCCGAACTTCACTTCGCGCCCACCGCGCTGGCGCGGCAAAACCTGCTGGATGAAGGGATCTCCGAAGCTTCGATTCACGTCACGGGCAATACCGTGGTCGACGCTCTTCTGCGGCTGGCTCACCGCGAAGCCGAAATCGAAGACCGGGTGCTGGCCGAACTTCTGGCGGGAGGTGGCCCACTCGTGCTGCTCACGGCCCATCGGCGCGAGTCGTTCGGCGAACCTCTGTGTCGGGTCTTCCGAGCCGTCCGCGAGATTGCGGACCGATGTCCGGATGTCCAGGTCATCTATCCCGTGCACCCGAATCCGCAGGTCGTCCGCCCGGCGCGCGAGCATCTGGCCGACCATCCCCGGGTTCACCTGACAGACCCGCTGGCGTACCCGGATCTCCTGCGTGCGCTCAAGCGGGCGAGCCTCGTGCTCACCGACTCCGGGGGAATCCAGGAGGAGGCGCCCACCTTCGGCACGCCGGTCCTCGTGCTGCGGGAGGTGACGGAGCGCCCGGAAGGTGTGGCCGCGGGGGTTGCCAGGCTGGTGGGAACCGACCGCGCCCGCATCGTCGCCGAGGCCCTGGCCGCGCTGGCCGGCGGAAACGGGGAAGGGGACCGGGAGGGCGGTTTCGCCAACCCCTACGGCGACGGCGACGCGGCGGAGCGCATCGCCGACATCGTGGCGCAGCGGCTCACCGGAGTGCCGCGCCGGACGCGCGACTGGCTTCCGGAAGCGCCATGA
- the rpoN gene encoding RNA polymerase factor sigma-54, with the protein MSGLGARLIQSPELRQEMKINPRLYQAMELLHLPLLDLQQRLKQEMTENPFLEVVEGDTEQEVELDQDGVDEDGDEVDWESILLDGFDAGGRRAQYEARDFDFPTPSKAPDLRDHLENQTQLLTLSGREQRIAQEIIGNIDDDGLLRCPLETITDDLNGWLEDVRDLALEAAEDESPEELAAMLAPFDVGEVEAMLEIVQDMDPPGVGARDLRECLLIQLRESREENELIGVMVDEHFDDLLSHRWANIARALGVAPRLVQDAADRLARLDPKPGLRYSPEPEHYIVPDLIVEKISGEYMVFANDTSMPQLRLARSYQEVARDKRLFQGENKTFIKDKLNSASWMIQAIEQRRQTMLKVMQYIVERQRGFFENGVQHLRPLTLREVADHIEMHESTVSRVTNEKFVQTPRGVFSLKYFFSSGLSTTSGTDISARGVKAKMEALISGEDVRKPLTDMALVKLLRADGVRIARRTVAKYRDQLGILPARMRKRL; encoded by the coding sequence ATGAGCGGACTCGGCGCGCGGCTCATCCAGAGCCCGGAGCTCAGGCAGGAGATGAAGATCAACCCGCGCCTGTACCAGGCAATGGAGTTGCTTCATCTTCCGCTGCTCGACCTCCAGCAGCGTCTGAAGCAGGAGATGACGGAAAACCCGTTCCTGGAGGTGGTAGAGGGCGACACCGAGCAGGAAGTGGAACTCGACCAGGATGGCGTGGACGAGGACGGGGACGAGGTCGACTGGGAGTCGATCCTGCTCGACGGATTCGACGCCGGCGGACGCCGCGCCCAGTACGAAGCCCGTGACTTCGACTTCCCCACGCCGTCCAAGGCTCCCGACCTCCGCGATCATCTCGAGAACCAGACTCAGCTGCTGACGCTCTCCGGCCGCGAGCAGAGGATCGCGCAGGAGATCATCGGCAACATCGATGACGACGGCCTCCTGCGCTGTCCGCTGGAAACCATCACCGACGACCTCAACGGCTGGCTCGAAGACGTGCGCGACCTCGCCCTCGAAGCCGCCGAGGACGAGTCTCCGGAGGAGCTGGCCGCGATGCTTGCGCCCTTCGACGTGGGGGAAGTGGAGGCGATGCTCGAAATCGTGCAGGACATGGATCCGCCGGGTGTGGGCGCGCGCGATCTGCGCGAATGCCTCCTCATCCAGCTGCGCGAATCGAGGGAGGAGAATGAACTCATCGGGGTCATGGTCGACGAGCACTTCGACGACCTCCTGAGTCACCGCTGGGCCAACATCGCCCGCGCTCTCGGAGTAGCGCCCCGGTTGGTCCAGGATGCCGCCGATCGGCTCGCCCGCCTGGACCCGAAGCCGGGACTCAGGTACTCGCCCGAACCCGAGCACTACATCGTCCCGGACCTGATCGTGGAGAAGATCTCCGGCGAGTACATGGTGTTCGCCAACGACACCAGCATGCCCCAGCTGAGGCTGGCGCGCTCGTACCAGGAAGTCGCCCGCGACAAGCGCCTGTTCCAGGGAGAGAACAAGACGTTCATCAAGGACAAGCTGAATTCCGCCAGCTGGATGATCCAGGCCATCGAACAGCGGCGCCAGACGATGCTCAAGGTGATGCAGTACATCGTCGAGCGTCAGCGCGGTTTCTTCGAAAACGGGGTTCAGCATCTGCGGCCGCTCACCTTGCGTGAGGTGGCCGACCACATCGAGATGCACGAATCGACCGTGTCGCGCGTGACCAACGAGAAGTTCGTCCAGACGCCGCGCGGCGTCTTCAGCCTCAAGTACTTCTTTTCGAGCGGGCTCTCAACCACCAGCGGCACCGACATTTCCGCTCGCGGAGTCAAGGCGAAGATGGAGGCACTCATCTCCGGGGAGGACGTTCGCAAGCCCCTCACCGACATGGCACTCGTCAAGCTCCTGCGCGCCGACGGCGTCCGCATCGCGCGCCGGACGGTGGCCAAGTACCGCGACCAGCTCGGCATCCTCCCGGCGCGCATGCGCAAGCGCCTGTGA
- the lptB gene encoding LPS export ABC transporter ATP-binding protein, which translates to MAVVLQHKFGVLASESPDNGASPPASRLVATGLTKSYGGRKVVNDVDIAVEQGEIVGLLGPNGAGKTTTFYMMVGLISPQAGQVRLDDRMLTGIPMYRRARLGVGYLAQEPSVFRRLTVEQNVMAILETLPLPRAERKQRLDELLSELSIGHLRHSKAFSLSGGERRRLEITRALVQRPKFMLLDEPFAGIDPIAVNDIQQIVAGLRHRGIGVIITDHSVEQTLEIVDRAYIMHEGRIRVVGTVSELVWNDEVAEIYLGPVLTDRMRKRFNPPVAA; encoded by the coding sequence ATGGCGGTGGTGCTGCAGCACAAGTTCGGCGTCCTGGCCAGCGAGTCCCCGGACAACGGCGCCTCGCCGCCTGCCAGCCGGCTGGTCGCGACCGGGCTGACCAAGAGCTACGGCGGCCGCAAGGTGGTGAACGATGTCGACATCGCGGTGGAGCAGGGCGAGATCGTCGGGCTGCTAGGGCCGAACGGCGCCGGCAAGACCACGACCTTCTACATGATGGTCGGGCTGATTTCGCCCCAGGCCGGGCAGGTGCGGCTGGACGACCGGATGCTGACCGGCATTCCCATGTACAGGCGCGCGCGCCTCGGGGTCGGCTATCTCGCCCAGGAGCCTTCGGTCTTCCGGCGCCTGACCGTAGAACAGAACGTAATGGCGATCCTTGAGACGCTGCCGCTGCCGAGGGCGGAGCGCAAGCAGCGCCTCGACGAGTTGCTGTCGGAGCTCTCCATCGGCCACCTTCGCCACTCGAAGGCGTTTTCGCTCTCCGGCGGGGAACGGCGTCGTCTGGAGATCACGCGCGCGCTCGTCCAGCGTCCCAAGTTCATGCTCCTCGACGAGCCCTTCGCCGGAATCGATCCCATCGCCGTCAACGACATCCAGCAGATCGTGGCCGGGTTGAGGCACCGCGGCATCGGGGTCATCATCACGGACCACAGCGTGGAACAGACGCTCGAGATCGTCGACCGCGCCTACATCATGCACGAGGGCCGCATACGAGTCGTCGGCACGGTCTCCGAACTGGTCTGGAACGACGAAGTCGCCGAGATCTACCTCGGCCCCGTCCTGACCGACCGCATGCGCAAGCGCTTCAATCCCCCCGTGGCGGCATGA
- the lptC gene encoding LPS export ABC transporter periplasmic protein LptC, translating to MAVLLAFAAMAAAGCEEQVATTSLPEELRALQADQVLFDIVTHVTVDGIREARIQADTAYIWQDSTSVALRTLNLIMYDEGGEERARVTSRTGLMNEDTQHMVARGDAVLVMADRRIESAEIHYEPQRDRIWSDSATVMTMTEGGRVVEGSAFLSDANFESIFIQNQRTRSGGGP from the coding sequence ATGGCGGTACTGCTGGCGTTCGCGGCGATGGCGGCCGCGGGATGCGAGGAGCAGGTGGCGACGACGTCGCTTCCGGAAGAGCTGCGCGCGCTCCAGGCCGACCAGGTCCTTTTCGACATCGTGACCCATGTGACGGTCGACGGCATTCGCGAGGCCCGCATCCAGGCCGACACCGCCTATATCTGGCAGGACTCGACATCCGTGGCGCTCCGCACGTTGAACCTGATCATGTACGACGAAGGCGGAGAGGAGCGCGCGCGCGTGACCTCGCGGACCGGACTGATGAACGAGGACACCCAGCACATGGTCGCGCGCGGCGACGCCGTTCTCGTAATGGCGGACCGGCGCATCGAGAGCGCGGAGATCCACTACGAGCCCCAGCGGGACCGCATCTGGAGCGACTCGGCCACGGTCATGACGATGACCGAGGGAGGCCGGGTGGTCGAGGGATCCGCGTTCCTGTCCGACGCCAACTTCGAGAGCATCTTCATCCAGAACCAGCGAACGCGGAGCGGCGGAGGGCCCTGA
- a CDS encoding KpsF/GutQ family sugar-phosphate isomerase, with protein MAEAARVLRAEGGALLHLANRIDHPFVEAAEVVLAASGRVIVSGIGKSGIVGRKIAATLTSTGTPAFFLHPVEGLHGDLGIVSREDVAILVSKSGDTGELAELAAYLLRFGVPIVLITGSPRSPLARHATALLDCSVAEEACPLDLAPTTSTTAAMAMGDALAIVLLRRRGFEPADFARLHPGGALGRTLTLLVDDVMVGEGYPSLLQDALVRDCIVPLAHMRGTVPIVDGQDRVVGVVTAGDLTRLMEREPDFLHIPIRAIMSPEPRLARLGTLASASAREMEQHGVMALPVVDGKDRLSGVVHLHDLMRSGVL; from the coding sequence ATGGCCGAAGCTGCCCGGGTGCTTCGCGCGGAGGGCGGCGCGCTCCTCCATCTCGCCAACCGCATCGACCACCCCTTCGTCGAGGCGGCCGAAGTCGTGCTGGCCGCTTCCGGCCGGGTCATCGTCTCGGGGATCGGCAAGAGCGGCATCGTCGGGCGCAAGATTGCGGCTACACTCACGTCCACAGGCACCCCCGCCTTCTTCCTCCACCCGGTGGAGGGGCTTCACGGGGACCTGGGCATCGTCTCGCGCGAGGACGTCGCGATCCTGGTTTCGAAGAGCGGCGATACCGGCGAACTCGCCGAGCTCGCCGCGTACCTGCTGCGCTTCGGAGTGCCCATCGTGCTGATAACCGGCAGTCCGCGCTCGCCGCTGGCCCGGCATGCGACCGCGCTCCTCGACTGCTCGGTGGCCGAGGAGGCCTGCCCCCTGGACCTGGCGCCCACCACCTCCACCACCGCCGCCATGGCCATGGGCGACGCGCTGGCGATCGTCCTTCTGCGGCGGCGGGGATTCGAGCCCGCGGACTTCGCCCGCCTGCACCCGGGGGGCGCGCTCGGGCGCACGCTCACCCTTCTGGTCGACGACGTGATGGTCGGGGAAGGGTACCCGTCCCTCCTTCAGGACGCACTCGTACGCGACTGCATCGTGCCGCTTGCACACATGCGCGGCACCGTGCCCATCGTGGACGGACAGGACCGGGTCGTGGGCGTCGTGACCGCCGGCGATCTCACGCGCCTCATGGAGCGCGAACCGGACTTTCTGCATATTCCGATCCGCGCCATCATGAGCCCCGAGCCCAGGCTGGCACGCCTAGGAACCCTGGCCTCGGCGTCCGCCCGGGAGATGGAGCAGCACGGGGTCATGGCATTGCCCGTGGTAGACGGAAAAGACAGGCTGAGCGGCGTCGTGCACCTTCACGACCTGATGAGATCGGGAGTCCTATGA
- a CDS encoding HAD hydrolase family protein, with protein sequence MNTPDGRFPDEAARRVRLVIFDVDGVLTDSGVYVGEMPDGSAVEFKRFDIQDGLAIKLLIGTGMQVALVSGRVSAATALRARELGIEECHQVPGAMKMPVVRNLLARNGVSWDEVAMLGDDLPDLPVFRRVGLPVAVGNATPELVRDAIWQTRAQGGRGAVREFVRALLIARGEWENVVQGYCDARSDDVPAEDARGRRG encoded by the coding sequence ATGAACACGCCGGACGGGAGATTCCCCGACGAGGCTGCGCGCCGGGTCCGACTCGTCATCTTCGACGTGGACGGGGTGCTCACCGACTCCGGTGTCTACGTGGGCGAAATGCCGGACGGGTCGGCCGTGGAGTTCAAGCGCTTCGACATACAGGACGGCCTGGCGATCAAGCTCCTGATCGGAACCGGGATGCAGGTGGCGCTGGTGTCGGGCCGAGTATCGGCGGCGACTGCGCTGCGCGCCCGGGAACTCGGCATCGAGGAGTGTCATCAGGTGCCCGGCGCCATGAAGATGCCCGTGGTACGAAACTTGCTTGCCCGCAACGGGGTTTCATGGGACGAAGTCGCCATGCTTGGCGACGACCTGCCCGACCTTCCCGTCTTTCGGCGTGTCGGACTGCCGGTGGCGGTCGGGAACGCCACACCGGAGCTGGTGCGGGACGCGATCTGGCAGACGCGCGCGCAGGGGGGCAGGGGAGCGGTTCGTGAATTCGTGCGCGCCCTGCTGATCGCGCGCGGTGAATGGGAAAACGTGGTCCAGGGTTACTGCGATGCCAGGAGCGATGACGTCCCCGCCGAAGACGCGCGCGGCCGGAGAGGCTGA
- the kdsA gene encoding 3-deoxy-8-phosphooctulonate synthase → MFENFFLIAGPCVLEGDDVNLAVGETLASLSARHRLPVFFKSSFDKANRSQLASARGPGLEEGLRALDRVKAHCGLPVLTDIHEPAQAGPAAEVADVVQIPAFLCRQTDLLTAAGRTGAAINIKKGQWMSPEQMAHAVHKARAAGAGEVAVTERGTFFGYGDQIVDMRSFARVRSACGTPVVFDGTHSVQRQGQAGGGTGGNPEFIGCLVRAAVAAGCDGLFLEVHPAPATAPSDSSNMLELTALAPLLEDVLAIRRALS, encoded by the coding sequence GTGTTTGAGAACTTCTTCCTCATCGCCGGACCCTGCGTGCTCGAGGGCGACGACGTGAACCTCGCGGTCGGCGAAACCCTGGCGTCCCTCTCCGCCCGGCACCGTCTTCCGGTGTTCTTCAAGTCCTCGTTCGACAAGGCCAACCGCTCGCAGCTGGCTTCGGCGAGGGGACCGGGGCTTGAGGAGGGCCTGCGGGCGCTGGACCGCGTAAAGGCACACTGCGGCCTCCCGGTGCTCACCGACATCCATGAGCCCGCACAGGCGGGGCCCGCCGCCGAGGTGGCGGATGTAGTCCAGATCCCTGCCTTCCTCTGCCGGCAGACGGACCTGCTCACGGCCGCGGGCCGCACCGGCGCGGCGATCAACATCAAGAAGGGACAGTGGATGTCTCCAGAGCAGATGGCGCACGCCGTGCACAAGGCGCGCGCCGCCGGGGCCGGGGAGGTGGCCGTGACCGAGCGGGGCACGTTCTTCGGATATGGCGACCAGATCGTCGACATGCGCTCCTTCGCCCGGGTGCGAAGCGCGTGCGGCACTCCGGTGGTGTTCGACGGCACCCACTCCGTGCAGCGCCAGGGACAGGCCGGCGGAGGCACGGGCGGAAACCCCGAGTTCATCGGCTGCCTGGTGCGGGCGGCCGTCGCCGCCGGTTGCGACGGGCTGTTCCTCGAGGTGCATCCGGCTCCCGCCACCGCTCCTTCGGATTCCTCCAACATGCTCGAGCTCACGGCGCTCGCACCGCTCCTGGAGGATGTTCTCGCCATCCGGCGGGCGCTTTCATGA
- a CDS encoding CTP synthase, which produces MSENQTDRTRYVFVTGGVVSSLGKGIAAASLGHILKARGFRVTIQKFDPYINVDPGTLSPFQHGEVFVTDDGAETDLDLGHYERFIDESLSQANNVTTGGIYQSVINKERRGDYLGSTVQVIPHITDEIKDAIRRLAAENDVIITEIGGTVGDIESLPFLEAIRQFRLEMGRPYVAVIHLTLVPFLAAAGELKTKPTQHSVRELMQIGIPPDIVMCRTERSLDEGIRRKIALFTNVHPDAVVEAHDQETIYEVPLELHRQRLDEVVLERLELQAPTTDLKRWRGVVERIKRPSRGKVRIAIVGKYTELVDSYKSIEQALIHGGVEHDVGVELDWISSERYEGDHDPRELEDYDGVLVPGGFGERGVQGMLNAIRWARKNRMPYFGICLGLQCAVIEFSRNVCGLDDANSFEFDRSTPHPVICLMDSQANVTRKGGTMRLGQWPCRLLPGSQVERIYGQPLVQERHRHRYEVNNAYRDLLSREGLAFTGLSPDRTLVEMIELPGHPWFVGCQFHPEFLSRPTHAHPLFASFVEAAIRHAGIAPVPESGVIGSVAR; this is translated from the coding sequence ATGAGCGAGAATCAGACGGACCGGACACGCTACGTCTTCGTCACCGGAGGTGTGGTGTCATCGCTGGGGAAGGGCATCGCCGCCGCGTCCCTCGGACACATCCTGAAGGCCCGCGGCTTCAGGGTGACCATCCAGAAATTCGACCCCTACATCAACGTCGATCCCGGCACCCTGTCCCCATTCCAGCACGGGGAGGTGTTCGTGACCGACGACGGCGCGGAGACCGACCTGGACTTGGGCCACTACGAGCGCTTCATCGACGAGTCGCTGTCGCAGGCTAACAACGTCACCACGGGCGGCATCTACCAGTCCGTGATCAACAAGGAGCGCCGGGGCGACTACCTGGGCTCGACCGTGCAGGTCATCCCGCACATCACAGACGAGATCAAGGACGCCATCCGCCGCCTGGCGGCCGAGAACGACGTCATCATCACCGAAATCGGAGGGACGGTCGGCGACATCGAGAGCCTGCCCTTCCTGGAGGCCATCCGGCAGTTCCGCCTGGAGATGGGCCGCCCGTACGTCGCGGTGATCCACCTCACCCTGGTGCCGTTCCTGGCGGCGGCCGGCGAGCTGAAAACCAAACCGACTCAGCACTCGGTGCGCGAACTCATGCAGATCGGCATTCCCCCGGACATCGTGATGTGCCGCACCGAGCGCTCGCTGGATGAAGGCATTCGCCGCAAGATCGCGCTCTTCACCAACGTGCATCCGGACGCCGTGGTGGAAGCCCACGACCAGGAAACCATCTACGAGGTGCCCCTGGAGCTGCACCGTCAGCGTCTGGACGAAGTGGTTCTTGAGCGGCTCGAACTCCAGGCTCCCACCACCGATCTCAAGCGGTGGCGGGGCGTGGTGGAACGCATCAAGCGGCCCTCCCGCGGCAAGGTCCGCATCGCCATCGTGGGCAAGTACACCGAGCTCGTCGACTCGTACAAGTCGATCGAGCAGGCGCTCATTCACGGCGGAGTCGAACATGACGTCGGCGTGGAGCTGGACTGGATCTCCAGCGAACGCTACGAAGGCGACCACGATCCCCGGGAGCTCGAGGACTACGACGGGGTTCTGGTTCCCGGCGGTTTCGGAGAACGGGGCGTGCAGGGCATGCTGAACGCCATCCGCTGGGCGCGCAAGAACCGTATGCCGTACTTCGGCATCTGCCTCGGACTCCAGTGCGCAGTCATCGAGTTCTCCCGCAACGTGTGCGGGCTCGACGACGCCAACTCATTCGAGTTCGACCGCTCGACGCCGCATCCGGTCATCTGTCTTATGGACTCCCAGGCCAACGTCACCCGCAAGGGGGGCACCATGCGGCTGGGGCAATGGCCGTGCCGGCTGCTCCCGGGATCCCAGGTGGAACGGATCTACGGCCAGCCGCTCGTCCAGGAACGGCACCGGCACCGCTACGAGGTGAACAACGCCTACCGGGATCTGCTCTCCCGGGAGGGGCTGGCGTTCACGGGACTCTCTCCCGACCGCACCCTGGTCGAGATGATCGAGCTCCCCGGGCATCCCTGGTTCGTCGGCTGCCAGTTCCACCCGGAATTCCTGAGCCGCCCGACGCACGCCCACCCGCTCTTCGCCTCGTTCGTCGAGGCGGCCATCCGCCACGCGGGCATCGCCCCCGTGCCCGAAAGCGGGGTGATCGGGAGCGTGGCCCGCTGA